The Microcebus murinus isolate Inina chromosome 4, M.murinus_Inina_mat1.0, whole genome shotgun sequence genome has a segment encoding these proteins:
- the LARGE2 gene encoding xylosyl- and glucuronyltransferase LARGE2 isoform X2, translating to MLPRRRPRALGAALLLLLLLLLLGFFLFDGRLRGAAALDGDPLGGQGGHNRSDCGPQLPPKCELLHVAIVCAGHNSSREVITLVKSMLFYRKNPLHLHLVTDAVARNILETLFHTWMVPAVRVSFYDAEELKPQVSWIPNKHYSGLYGLMKLVLPGALPPDLARVIVLDTDVTFASDIAELWALFAHFSDKQVIGLVENQSDWYLGNLWKNHRPWPALGRGFNTGVILLQLDRLRRAGWEQMWRLTASRELLTLPATSLADQDIFNAVIKEHPGLVQPLPCIWNVQLSDHTLAERCYSEASDLKVIHWNSPKKLRVKNKHVEFFRNFYLTFMEYDGNLLRRELFGCPGQPLPGAEQRALAQLDEEDACFEFRQQQLTVHRVHITFLPHEPPPPRPHDVTLVTQLSMDRLQMLEALCRHWPGPMSLALYLTDAEAQQFLRFVEASPVLSARQDVAYHVVYREGPLYPINQLRNVALAQALTPYVFLSDVDFLPAYSLYDSLRASIEQLGLGSRRKAALVVPAFETLHYRFSFPTSKAELLALLDAGALHTFRYHEWPRGHAPTDYTRWREAEAPYRVQWAADYEPYVVVPRDCPRYDPRFVGFGWNKVAHIVELDAQEYELLVLPEAFTIHLPHAPSLDISRFRSSPTYRDCLQALKDEFHQDLSRHYGAAALKYLTALQQPGSPA from the exons CTCTTGCATGTGGCCATCGTGTGTGCGGGACATAATTCCAGCCGAGAGGTCATCACATTGGTGAAGTCCATGCTCTTCTACAG GAAAAATCCGCTGCACTTGCACTTGGTGACTGATGCCGTGGCCAGAAACATCCTGGAGACGCTCTTCCACACGTGGATGGTGCCCGCTGTCCGTGTCAGCTTTTATGACGCTGAGGAGCTCAAG cCCCAGGTCTCCTGGATCCCCAACAAGCACTACTCTGGCCTCTACGGGCTAATGAAGCTGGTGCTCCCTGGTGCCCTGCCCCCTGACCTGGCCCGAGTCATTGTCCTGGACACTGATGTCACCTTTGCCTCTGACATCGCGGAGCTCTGGGCACTCTTTGCTCACTTTTCTG ACAAGCAGGTGATTGGGCTCGTGGAGAACCAGAGCGACTGGTACCTGGGCAACCTCTGGAAGAACCACAGGCCCTGGCCTGCCTTGGGTCGGGGATTTAACACAG GGGTGATCCTGCTGCAGCTGGACCGGCTGCGGCGAGCCGGCTGGGAGCAGATGTGGAGGCTGACAGCCAGCCGGGAGCTCCTCACCCTGCCCGCCACCTCACTGGCCGACCAG GACATCTTCAATGCTGTGATCAAGGAGCACCCGGGGCTGGTGCAGCCCTTGCCCTGCATCTGGAACGTGCAGCTGTCGGACCACACGCTGGCGGAGCGCTGCTACTCTGAGGCATCTGACCTCAAG GTGATCCACTGGAACTCACCAAAGAAGCTTCGGGTGAAGAACAAGCATGTGGAATTCTTCCGCAACTTCTATCTGACCTTCATGGAGTACGACGGGAACCTGCTGCGGAGAGAGCTCTTCGGGTGCCCCggccagcccctgcctggggctGAGCAG CGGGCCCTGGCACAACTGGACGAGGAAGACGCCTGCTTTGAGTTCCGGCAGCAGCAGCTCACCGTGCACCGTGTGCACATCACCTTTCTGCCCCATGAGCCGCCACCCCCCCGGCCTCACGATGTCACCCTGGTGACCCAGCTCTCCATGGACCG gctgcagaTGCTAGAAGCCCTGTGCAGGCACTGGCCGGGCCCCATGAGCCTGGCCTTGTACCTGACAGACGCAGAGGCCCAGCAGTTCCTGCGTTTCGTCGAGGCCTCCCCAGTGCTCTCTGCCCGGCAGGACGTGGCCTACCATGTGGTGTACCGCGAGGGTCCCCTCTACCCTATCAACCAGCTCCGCAACGTAGCCTTGGCCCAGGCCCTCACGCCTTACGTCTTCCTCAGTGACGTTGACTTTCTGCCTGCCTACTCCCTCTACGACTCCCTCAG GGCTTCCATCgagcagctggggctgggcagccGGCGCAAGGCGGCCCTGGTGGTGCCGGCATTCGAGACCCTGCACTACCGCTTCAGCTTCCCCACTTCCAAGGCGGAGCTGCTGGCCTTGCTGGATGCTGGTGCTCTCCACACCTTCAG GTACCACGAGTGGCCCCGGGGCCATGCACCCACGGACTACACCCGCtggcgggaggctgaggccccaTACCGTGTGCAATGGGCAGCTGACTATGAGCCCTATGTGGTGGTGCCTCGCGACTGTCCCCGCTATGACCCCCGCTTCGTGGGCTTTGGCTGGAACAAGGTGGCCCACATTGTGGAGCTAGATGCACAG GAATATGAGCTCCTGGTGCTGCCCGAGGCCTTCACCATCCACCTGCCCCATGCTCCAAGCCTTGACATCTCCCGCTTCCGCTCCAGCCCCACCTATCGTGACTGCCTACAGGCCCTCAAGGACGAGTTCCACCAGGACTTGTCTCGCCACTATGGGGCTGCCGCCCTCAAATACCTCACTGCCCTGCAACAGCCCGGAAGCCCGGCCTGA